A region of uncultured Draconibacterium sp. DNA encodes the following proteins:
- a CDS encoding multidrug effflux MFS transporter has protein sequence MSLNRTSKFFIPVFTMVMAAMVAMSPFAIDTYIAALPDIAEFFGVKLNIAELTITLYFLGFAFGNFFGGPLSDAFGRKTIALTGIALYGLASLLITTCTKIEYVLMLRVLQAFGGGFATVTGNVFIRDWYSGKQVARFVTIISMIIMLAPLFAPVWGAALIHWYGWVSIFWFLFAFAILLFSAMWLLIPESRAPELITRKITGRQLLEKYRVFFSSKQSTILLFAISLPMSGLYIFITAASFIYIKYFGISQMRFPLFFSANVVLNIMLSFLNTILLKKHDPEKILRYGLLLQLFSGVTLAISVLMPDPQLWSVFASIVLYIGSLGLVFGNGTATILNHNPEVAGSANATIGIARFAISALIGSIMALFHTGDLIPFGIVLFFCTLTGNVLYNWALRIKE, from the coding sequence ATGAGTTTAAACCGCACAAGCAAATTTTTTATTCCCGTATTCACAATGGTTATGGCTGCTATGGTGGCTATGTCGCCATTTGCAATTGATACCTACATTGCAGCCTTACCCGATATTGCTGAGTTTTTTGGCGTAAAGCTAAACATAGCTGAGTTGACGATCACCTTGTATTTCCTGGGATTTGCTTTTGGTAATTTTTTCGGTGGCCCTTTGTCCGATGCTTTTGGACGAAAAACAATTGCACTCACCGGAATTGCGCTTTACGGTTTGGCCTCGTTACTTATAACAACATGTACCAAAATTGAGTATGTGCTGATGTTGCGTGTGCTACAGGCTTTTGGAGGAGGTTTTGCAACGGTTACGGGTAATGTGTTTATTCGCGACTGGTACAGCGGAAAACAGGTGGCTCGTTTTGTTACTATTATTAGTATGATCATTATGCTGGCTCCTCTGTTTGCTCCGGTTTGGGGCGCAGCATTAATTCATTGGTATGGGTGGGTGAGTATCTTCTGGTTTTTGTTCGCATTTGCCATTCTGTTGTTTTCAGCTATGTGGTTGCTTATTCCCGAATCACGTGCTCCCGAGCTGATCACCCGTAAAATTACAGGCCGGCAGCTGTTGGAAAAGTACCGGGTGTTTTTCTCGAGTAAACAAAGTACTATTTTGCTGTTTGCCATTAGTTTGCCCATGTCGGGATTGTACATTTTTATTACGGCGGCATCGTTTATTTATATCAAGTATTTTGGTATCAGCCAAATGCGTTTTCCGCTGTTTTTTAGCGCAAATGTTGTTCTGAATATTATGCTGTCGTTTTTAAATACCATTCTTTTAAAGAAACATGATCCGGAAAAGATATTACGCTACGGCTTATTGTTGCAGCTGTTTTCGGGAGTTACACTGGCCATTTCGGTGTTGATGCCTGATCCGCAACTGTGGTCGGTATTTGCTTCTATTGTATTATATATAGGAAGTCTGGGCTTGGTTTTTGGAAACGGAACGGCTACAATTCTGAATCATAATCCTGAAGTTGCAGGATCGGCCAATGCTACTATCGGAATTGCCCGCTTTGCCATTAGTGCATTGATCGGAAGTATAATGGCCCTGTTTCATACCGGCGATCTTATTCCTTTTGGAATCGTATTGTTTTTCTGCACCTTAACCGGAAATGTTTTGTATAACTGGGCTTTAAGAATTAAGGAGTAA
- a CDS encoding carboxylesterase family protein gives MKNIRVILFLGIALAFGACSTPPPKQIKDSVILADGTVSGSFDESTGITTFKGIPFAAPPVGDLRWKAPQPVEPWEGVKECTDFSASPMQATPMPFSMWTQEFIAPKEPLSEDCLYLNVWTPAKDATEKRPVFVYIYGGGFSSGGSAVPIYNGEEMAKKGLVFITINYRVGTLGFLAHPELTTESPNNASGNYGLLDQVEALKWVNKNIAAFGGDPNNITIAGQSAGAFSVNYLVASPLTKGLIHRAIAESGGAVLSTNALARGGSLKSAEEAGIKFAESLGASSIEELRAKSAGEILSGTGLRNPIVDGYFLPKPVSEIFANGEQNDIPVIIGWNEDEGFGGKPVPAGQFKERVKTMFGDKADKFLAEFPINSDEEAFAIQNDLGALQTFGIQSYKWMQLQNEKATSKVFMYRFERDVPYADGMSDFGAFHTGEVPYAYNNLKMSPRPWIEADYKLADLMSDYWVNFAATGDPNAEGLPGWEAASPDNLKAMRFNTTSACGDLPSMELLKFLDDFYSE, from the coding sequence ATGAAAAACATTCGCGTAATTCTGTTTTTGGGTATAGCCCTGGCATTTGGGGCATGTTCTACTCCGCCGCCCAAACAAATAAAAGACAGTGTAATTCTTGCCGATGGTACGGTAAGCGGTTCTTTTGATGAAAGCACCGGAATTACCACTTTTAAGGGAATTCCGTTTGCTGCTCCGCCTGTAGGCGATTTGCGCTGGAAAGCACCACAACCCGTTGAACCCTGGGAAGGCGTGAAGGAATGCACTGACTTTTCAGCCAGCCCGATGCAGGCAACGCCAATGCCGTTTAGTATGTGGACACAGGAGTTTATTGCTCCAAAAGAGCCCTTAAGCGAAGATTGTTTGTACCTGAATGTTTGGACTCCGGCAAAAGATGCCACGGAAAAGCGTCCTGTATTCGTTTATATTTATGGCGGTGGTTTTTCAAGTGGCGGAAGTGCTGTTCCTATTTATAATGGCGAGGAAATGGCGAAGAAAGGCCTTGTTTTTATCACTATAAACTATCGTGTAGGAACCTTAGGATTTTTAGCGCATCCGGAACTTACTACTGAATCGCCAAACAACGCCTCAGGGAATTATGGGTTACTTGACCAGGTTGAAGCCCTGAAATGGGTAAACAAAAATATTGCTGCTTTTGGTGGCGATCCAAACAATATTACCATTGCCGGTCAGTCGGCAGGTGCGTTTAGTGTTAATTATTTAGTGGCAAGTCCACTAACAAAAGGATTGATTCACCGTGCCATTGCTGAGAGTGGTGGTGCGGTGCTTTCAACCAATGCGTTAGCACGTGGTGGTAGCCTGAAATCTGCCGAGGAAGCGGGTATAAAATTCGCCGAGTCTTTGGGGGCATCATCTATTGAAGAATTACGGGCAAAAAGTGCCGGGGAGATTTTAAGTGGTACCGGCCTGCGAAATCCGATCGTTGATGGTTATTTTCTTCCAAAACCGGTTAGTGAGATCTTTGCCAACGGCGAACAAAACGATATTCCTGTGATAATTGGATGGAACGAAGATGAAGGTTTTGGAGGGAAGCCTGTTCCTGCAGGTCAGTTTAAAGAACGTGTAAAAACGATGTTTGGTGATAAGGCCGATAAATTTCTGGCTGAGTTCCCAATCAACTCTGATGAGGAGGCCTTTGCAATTCAGAACGATTTGGGAGCATTGCAAACCTTTGGTATTCAGTCGTACAAATGGATGCAGCTACAAAATGAAAAGGCAACATCGAAAGTATTTATGTACCGTTTTGAGCGGGATGTGCCTTACGCCGATGGAATGAGTGATTTTGGAGCTTTCCATACAGGTGAAGTACCATACGCCTACAATAACCTGAAAATGAGCCCGCGCCCATGGATTGAGGCAGATTATAAACTGGCCGATCTGATGTCGGATTACTGGGTAAATTTTGCTGCTACAGGAGATCCAAATGCAGAAGGATTGCCCGGGTGGGAAGCAGCTTCGCCTGATAACCTGAAAGCAATGCGCTTTAACACCACATCAGCATGTGGCGATCTGCCAAGCATGGAACTGCTTAAATTTCTTGATGATTTTTATTCTGAATAA
- a CDS encoding glycoside hydrolase family 3 N-terminal domain-containing protein — protein MIGNKLKLNSVLALLVLLLVSGSLSASVSQKSVKEIVKSMTLEQKAQLVIGTGMYFPLPDSIREKMPPMFGGGLDTSTPYGKMVDKIRGYLPGTAGVTAEFPNLGITSQTLADGPAGLRISPTRDGETDTYYCTAFPIATVMASSWDTELVESVGKAMGKEVLEYGADVLLAPALNIQRDPLCGRNFEYYSEDPLVAGKMAAAMVRGIQSNGVGTSIKHFAVNNQETNRMSVDVIASERALREIYLKGFKIAVQESQPWTVMSSYNKVNGVYTSESHDLLTKILRDDWGFKGYVMTDWGGGSDVVAQMKAGNDMIQPGSPETIKTLIEAVESGKLEESVLDTNVERILNIMVETPRYKGYKISNKPDLKAHAEVTRQAAADGMVLLENNGALPFAKSIKNVAAFGNTSYDFISGGTGSGDVNEAYTVSLMQGLQNAGFETYADLKDTYESYMEEARKTQDKSSNPLAALMGGKIPVEEMALDASIAQEMAAKADIALITIGRNAGEGGDRKAEEGDFYLNKNEKDLIKTVTDAFHAKGKKSIVILNVGGVVETASWSIIPDAVLCAWQPGQEGGNSIVDVLSGKVNPSGKLAQTFPVKYEDGSSSDNFPGVAVKAEGAVDNTADQSGFSLMRRVPWEVVYEEDIYVGYRYFNTFDVPVAYEFGYGKSYTTFEYSNLKLSDKKFDGKITVSIDVKNTGDVAGKEVVQIYASAPGKSLEKPEEELVAFGKTALLKPGKSATLSFDIDAALLASFDEASTSWITEAGDYTVKVGASSKDIKEKATFSVANDITVQKVSKAMVPERDFEKMHR, from the coding sequence ATGATCGGTAATAAACTTAAACTAAACAGTGTACTAGCCCTCCTCGTATTATTACTTGTATCCGGCAGTCTGTCGGCAAGTGTTTCACAAAAAAGCGTAAAAGAAATCGTTAAGTCGATGACCCTGGAGCAAAAAGCTCAATTGGTAATCGGAACCGGAATGTACTTTCCCTTGCCTGATTCTATTCGTGAAAAAATGCCTCCAATGTTTGGTGGAGGTCTCGATACCAGCACTCCTTACGGAAAAATGGTAGATAAAATCAGAGGTTATTTGCCCGGAACAGCGGGTGTAACTGCCGAATTTCCTAATCTGGGAATTACAAGCCAGACTTTGGCTGACGGTCCTGCCGGATTGCGTATCAGCCCAACGCGCGATGGTGAAACCGATACTTATTATTGTACAGCGTTCCCCATTGCAACCGTGATGGCTTCATCGTGGGATACCGAGTTAGTAGAATCGGTAGGAAAAGCGATGGGAAAGGAAGTGCTGGAATATGGCGCTGATGTTCTTTTAGCACCTGCATTGAATATTCAGCGTGATCCACTTTGCGGACGTAACTTTGAATATTATTCGGAAGATCCGCTGGTAGCCGGGAAAATGGCGGCTGCCATGGTTAGAGGTATTCAATCGAATGGCGTTGGAACTTCAATCAAACACTTTGCGGTAAACAACCAGGAAACCAATCGTATGTCGGTTGATGTAATTGCCAGCGAACGTGCTTTACGCGAAATTTATCTGAAAGGATTTAAAATCGCTGTACAGGAAAGTCAGCCATGGACAGTAATGTCATCCTACAATAAAGTAAATGGTGTTTATACTTCGGAGAGCCACGATTTGTTGACTAAAATTCTTCGCGACGACTGGGGATTTAAAGGATATGTAATGACCGACTGGGGCGGTGGTAGCGATGTTGTTGCCCAGATGAAAGCCGGAAACGATATGATCCAGCCCGGTTCGCCAGAGACCATTAAAACACTTATCGAAGCGGTTGAGTCAGGAAAACTGGAAGAATCAGTTTTAGATACGAATGTTGAACGTATTCTGAATATCATGGTTGAAACACCGCGTTACAAAGGATATAAAATATCGAACAAACCCGATTTGAAAGCACATGCCGAAGTAACTCGTCAGGCAGCTGCCGATGGAATGGTATTGTTGGAGAACAATGGAGCACTACCTTTTGCAAAAAGTATTAAAAATGTTGCTGCATTCGGAAATACGTCGTACGATTTTATTTCGGGAGGAACCGGTAGTGGCGACGTTAACGAAGCTTATACCGTTTCGTTGATGCAGGGATTGCAAAATGCAGGTTTTGAAACTTATGCAGACCTAAAAGATACTTACGAAAGCTACATGGAAGAAGCAAGAAAAACACAGGATAAATCAAGCAATCCTTTGGCTGCTTTAATGGGCGGCAAAATTCCTGTTGAAGAAATGGCTCTGGATGCATCAATTGCACAAGAAATGGCTGCAAAAGCTGATATTGCTTTAATTACCATTGGTAGAAATGCCGGTGAAGGTGGTGACCGCAAAGCGGAAGAAGGCGACTTCTATCTGAATAAAAATGAAAAAGACCTGATAAAAACAGTTACCGACGCTTTCCACGCAAAAGGTAAAAAATCCATAGTTATTCTGAATGTTGGCGGCGTTGTTGAAACTGCCAGCTGGAGTATTATTCCTGATGCCGTTCTTTGTGCCTGGCAACCGGGACAAGAGGGTGGAAACTCTATTGTAGATGTACTTTCAGGAAAAGTAAATCCGTCAGGAAAACTGGCACAAACCTTCCCAGTGAAATACGAAGATGGTTCGTCGTCGGATAATTTTCCCGGCGTGGCTGTTAAGGCTGAAGGAGCTGTAGACAATACTGCCGATCAATCAGGTTTCTCACTGATGCGCCGTGTGCCCTGGGAAGTGGTTTACGAAGAAGATATTTACGTGGGTTACCGCTATTTCAATACTTTTGATGTACCGGTAGCTTACGAATTCGGATACGGAAAATCATACACCACATTTGAGTACAGCAACCTGAAACTGAGCGACAAAAAATTTGATGGAAAGATCACCGTTTCCATCGACGTAAAAAATACTGGTGATGTAGCCGGTAAAGAGGTAGTTCAGATTTATGCAAGTGCGCCGGGTAAATCGCTTGAAAAGCCGGAAGAAGAGTTGGTAGCCTTTGGTAAAACGGCTTTGTTAAAACCGGGTAAATCTGCAACACTGTCGTTTGATATTGACGCCGCACTTTTGGCTTCGTTTGATGAAGCAAGTACAAGCTGGATTACAGAAGCCGGCGATTATACAGTAAAAGTTGGAGCTTCTTCAAAAGACATTAAAGAAAAAGCAACATTCTCTGTTGCCAACGATATTACAGTTCAGAAGGTATCAAAAGCAATGGTGCCTGAACGCGACTTTGAAAAAATGCATAGGTAG
- the fucK gene encoding L-fuculokinase, translating to MPEKDLAIVFDCGATNLRVIAMDVHGKIVASESTANNTSPDPEFPGGVIWDVEEMWAKLCLASQTVMAAINTKRIAGVTVTTFGVDGAFVDSAGKMLYPVISWQCQRTTPVMKEIGKYIALEELYAEAGTFPYAFNTINKFIWIKENRPEVIENAHRFLFITSLFIYKLTSELRNDATMAGTSMLMDMQKQQASEKIFGALDIRPDMLGAIAESGEKAGVVHQKAEAETGIPKNVPVFFGGHDTQFAVFGSGANENELVLSSGTWEIIMARSAGFKSTEKELAAQLTTEMDTEKGLFNIGQNYLASGILEWFAKNFYSELSGDALYAKMIFDAGAVQPGESSFWVNPSFYGEGGANNFGAINGLTINTKRGEIYRAFLESLAYRLRFGIEALENAGGFKAEKIICVGGGSKNYLWNQLRADVCNLPIQLVDQKETTVLGAALFVFAGSGVAKSPEEARQLVDYNPKIIEPSKNQKLYGELYQAFKERMQYI from the coding sequence ATGCCTGAAAAGGATTTAGCAATAGTATTCGATTGCGGAGCCACAAACCTGCGGGTGATTGCCATGGATGTACATGGTAAAATTGTGGCTTCGGAATCGACTGCAAACAATACAAGTCCCGATCCCGAATTTCCGGGTGGTGTAATTTGGGATGTGGAAGAAATGTGGGCAAAGCTTTGTTTGGCCTCGCAAACAGTAATGGCCGCCATCAACACAAAACGAATTGCCGGCGTAACCGTTACAACTTTTGGTGTTGATGGTGCATTTGTGGACAGTGCTGGCAAAATGCTTTACCCGGTTATTTCGTGGCAATGTCAGCGTACAACGCCTGTAATGAAAGAGATTGGGAAATATATCGCACTTGAAGAACTGTATGCTGAAGCCGGCACTTTTCCGTATGCGTTTAATACTATCAATAAATTTATCTGGATAAAGGAAAACAGGCCTGAGGTGATTGAAAACGCGCATCGTTTTTTGTTTATCACCTCGCTGTTTATTTATAAGCTGACGAGCGAATTGCGTAATGACGCAACCATGGCCGGCACGTCTATGTTGATGGATATGCAAAAACAGCAAGCTTCGGAGAAGATATTTGGAGCGCTGGATATTCGTCCTGATATGCTTGGAGCTATTGCGGAATCCGGAGAAAAGGCCGGAGTTGTTCATCAAAAGGCAGAAGCTGAAACGGGGATTCCAAAAAATGTTCCGGTGTTTTTTGGCGGGCACGATACACAATTTGCAGTGTTTGGCTCGGGAGCCAATGAAAACGAACTGGTGCTAAGCAGCGGAACCTGGGAAATAATTATGGCGCGCAGTGCCGGTTTTAAATCAACAGAAAAAGAACTGGCAGCACAGTTAACCACTGAAATGGATACAGAGAAGGGATTGTTTAATATCGGGCAGAATTATCTGGCATCTGGAATACTGGAGTGGTTTGCCAAAAATTTCTATTCGGAACTAAGCGGTGATGCTTTGTACGCTAAAATGATTTTTGATGCGGGTGCAGTTCAACCCGGAGAATCTTCGTTTTGGGTAAATCCTTCGTTTTACGGCGAAGGCGGAGCCAATAATTTTGGTGCAATAAACGGTTTAACGATAAATACAAAACGTGGGGAAATATACCGGGCATTTCTTGAAAGCCTGGCGTATCGTTTGCGATTTGGAATAGAAGCGCTGGAAAATGCGGGTGGTTTTAAAGCTGAAAAAATAATTTGTGTGGGTGGCGGATCAAAAAACTATCTTTGGAATCAATTGCGTGCCGATGTTTGCAATTTACCCATACAATTGGTCGATCAGAAGGAAACAACCGTTTTGGGAGCCGCTTTATTTGTATTTGCGGGGAGTGGCGTGGCAAAATCGCCCGAAGAAGCCCGGCAGTTGGTGGATTATAATCCTAAAATTATTGAGCCATCGAAAAATCAAAAACTGTACGGAGAATTGTATCAGGCATTTAAAGAACGCATGCAATACATTTAA
- a CDS encoding L-fucose isomerase, producing the protein MANRLIGDLPKVGIRPVIDGRERGVRESLEKQVMDLAKAAAAYISEQLKFPSGETVECVIADTCIGGVAEAALCAEKFRKEGVGVSLTVTPCWCYGTEVMDTDPLLPKAVWGFNGTERPGAVYLAAALAGYTQKGLPTFGIYGRDVQDAGDTTIPEDVKEKLLRFVKSGLAVAQMKGKSYLSIGYSSMGIAGSMVDSSFFQKYLGIRTEFVESVEILRRIDEGIYDEEEYQKALAWTKENCKEGIDVNKPEDKVDAARKEAEWETVLKMTLICRDMMIGNEKVIAKGYREEGLGRNAILGGFQGQRQWTDYNPNADFTEAILNSSFDWNGIRQAFVFATENDSLNGVSMLFGHLLSNTSQIFSDVRTYWSPEAVKRVCGEELTGLAEGGIIHLINSGSTTLDATAQQRDAEGNPAMKPFWEITEEEAQKCLDNTLWPQAERGYFRGGGYSSQFKTAGQMPVTMSRVNLVDGLGPVLQIAEGWTVELPDDIHKVLDERTNPTWPTTWFVPRVNGEGAFKDVYSVMANWGANHGAISYGHIGADLITLASMLRIPVNMHNVDEDKVFRPSAWASFGENKEGADFRACESYGPLYGNK; encoded by the coding sequence ATGGCGAACAGACTAATTGGCGACTTGCCAAAAGTGGGTATCCGACCCGTTATCGACGGGCGTGAGCGTGGTGTGCGCGAATCGCTTGAAAAACAAGTGATGGATCTTGCAAAAGCTGCTGCAGCTTACATCAGCGAACAATTAAAATTTCCGAGCGGCGAAACAGTAGAATGTGTTATTGCCGATACTTGTATTGGTGGTGTAGCCGAAGCTGCCCTATGTGCCGAAAAATTCAGGAAAGAAGGTGTTGGCGTTTCATTAACCGTTACGCCATGTTGGTGTTACGGCACTGAGGTGATGGACACCGACCCACTGTTGCCAAAAGCCGTTTGGGGTTTTAACGGCACCGAACGTCCTGGGGCTGTTTATTTGGCTGCAGCTTTAGCCGGATACACACAAAAAGGATTACCAACCTTTGGGATTTATGGTCGCGATGTACAGGATGCCGGCGATACAACAATTCCTGAAGATGTAAAAGAAAAGTTATTGCGTTTCGTAAAATCAGGTCTTGCAGTGGCTCAGATGAAAGGTAAATCGTATCTGTCGATCGGATACAGTTCGATGGGAATTGCAGGTTCGATGGTGGATTCTTCGTTCTTTCAGAAATATTTGGGAATTCGTACTGAGTTTGTGGAGTCGGTTGAAATTCTGAGAAGAATTGACGAAGGTATCTACGATGAAGAAGAGTACCAAAAGGCACTGGCCTGGACAAAAGAAAACTGCAAGGAAGGGATAGACGTAAATAAACCGGAAGATAAGGTAGATGCTGCCCGTAAAGAAGCAGAGTGGGAGACAGTGTTGAAAATGACATTGATCTGCCGCGATATGATGATTGGTAACGAAAAAGTTATTGCCAAAGGATATCGTGAAGAAGGTTTAGGAAGAAATGCAATTCTCGGTGGTTTCCAGGGACAACGCCAGTGGACCGACTATAACCCAAATGCTGATTTTACGGAAGCAATTTTAAACTCATCGTTCGACTGGAACGGAATTCGTCAGGCTTTTGTTTTTGCTACTGAAAACGACAGTCTGAACGGTGTGTCGATGTTGTTCGGGCATTTGCTCAGTAACACCAGCCAGATTTTTTCTGATGTACGCACTTACTGGAGTCCGGAAGCGGTAAAACGCGTTTGCGGAGAAGAATTAACAGGTTTGGCCGAAGGTGGAATTATCCACCTGATTAACTCGGGCTCAACAACGCTTGATGCAACCGCACAGCAACGCGATGCCGAAGGAAATCCGGCAATGAAACCTTTCTGGGAGATTACTGAAGAAGAAGCGCAAAAGTGTTTGGATAATACACTGTGGCCACAGGCTGAGCGAGGTTATTTCCGTGGAGGAGGTTATTCGTCACAATTTAAAACAGCCGGACAAATGCCGGTTACCATGAGCCGTGTGAATCTGGTTGACGGACTGGGGCCGGTGCTTCAAATTGCTGAAGGTTGGACGGTTGAATTGCCTGACGATATTCATAAAGTATTAGATGAACGCACCAATCCAACATGGCCAACAACGTGGTTTGTTCCACGCGTAAATGGCGAAGGAGCTTTTAAAGATGTGTACTCGGTAATGGCCAACTGGGGCGCCAATCATGGTGCAATCAGTTATGGCCATATTGGTGCCGATTTGATTACACTGGCTTCCATGTTGCGTATTCCGGTGAACATGCATAATGTTGATGAGGATAAAGTGTTCCGGCCAAGTGCATGGGCGTCGTTTGGCGAAAATAAAGAAGGAGCAGATTTTCGTGCCTGTGAATCGTACGGGCCACTTTACGGTAATAAATAG
- the rhaD gene encoding rhamnulose-1-phosphate aldolase has protein sequence MNALKSLPAEVVKHIYQVSEVAGYLWEKEWAEKSSGNISVDLSGLFPESTINRIKEEVPRDFPKEAAEMVLFVTGSGCRLRHLVDRVDEVAAIIAVNQTASAYSVLWGGKSPGFKPTSELRAHIKIHLFNAANHTGRKAVVHAHPTELVVLSHHKLFKDEALFNHSLWKMCPEIKLYVPQGVGCAGYARYGTEELANLTLEGLTNHDVVLWEKHGALATGVDMEEAFDFLDVANKGAKLLLLAWSAGFDPEGLSPEQLDDLMKP, from the coding sequence GTGAATGCATTAAAAAGTCTTCCGGCAGAGGTCGTAAAACATATTTATCAGGTTAGCGAAGTTGCCGGCTATTTATGGGAAAAAGAATGGGCCGAAAAAAGCTCGGGGAATATTTCCGTTGATCTAAGCGGTCTTTTCCCGGAGTCAACTATAAACCGGATTAAGGAAGAAGTTCCCCGTGATTTCCCAAAAGAGGCAGCAGAAATGGTACTTTTTGTTACGGGTTCGGGTTGTCGTTTGCGGCATTTGGTAGATAGGGTAGATGAAGTTGCTGCAATTATCGCTGTTAACCAAACAGCGTCAGCGTATTCGGTTTTGTGGGGCGGCAAAAGTCCAGGTTTTAAACCCACTTCGGAATTGAGGGCGCACATTAAAATTCATCTTTTTAATGCGGCCAATCATACCGGCAGAAAAGCTGTTGTTCATGCACATCCTACAGAGTTGGTTGTTTTAAGTCACCATAAACTGTTTAAGGATGAGGCTTTGTTTAATCACTCACTCTGGAAAATGTGCCCGGAAATAAAATTGTATGTTCCGCAGGGAGTTGGCTGTGCCGGTTATGCACGATATGGAACCGAAGAACTGGCAAATCTTACGCTGGAAGGATTAACAAATCATGATGTTGTTTTGTGGGAAAAACACGGCGCTTTAGCAACCGGAGTGGATATGGAGGAAGCGTTCGACTTTTTGGATGTGGCCAATAAGGGGGCTAAACTTTTGTTGTTGGCATGGAGTGCCGGATTCGATCCCGAAGGACTGTCGCCTGAACAACTGGATGATTTGATGAAGCCCTGA
- a CDS encoding NUDIX domain-containing protein — MNHISIDCVIFGFNNNELKVLLLHLKYSKEYSLPGGFLKYEETLEQAAQRIVKERTGLDNLFLKQFKVFSDPERAKSNKAILDADMAGTEHDKSFFDKRFISVGFYALVDFRKVKPTPDLFSDHCDWVSLNTDVSMLLDHKQIIEKAISTLRLQLSQQPIGLKLLPRKFTMPELQKLYETILGRDLDRRNFQRKMLNYHILDKLKERKTGGAHKSPYLYSFNIERYQKALEDGLSGIW; from the coding sequence ATGAATCACATATCAATCGATTGTGTGATATTCGGATTTAACAACAATGAGCTTAAAGTATTGCTTTTACATTTAAAGTATTCAAAGGAATATTCGCTTCCCGGAGGATTTTTAAAATATGAAGAAACGCTTGAGCAGGCAGCACAACGTATAGTTAAAGAGCGCACCGGGCTTGACAATCTGTTTTTAAAACAATTTAAAGTATTTAGCGATCCGGAAAGAGCAAAGTCGAATAAAGCGATACTCGATGCCGATATGGCCGGCACAGAGCACGACAAGAGTTTTTTTGATAAACGTTTTATCTCTGTCGGATTTTATGCTTTGGTTGACTTTCGGAAAGTAAAACCAACTCCTGACCTTTTTTCCGACCATTGCGATTGGGTTTCTTTAAACACCGATGTTTCGATGCTGCTCGACCATAAACAAATTATAGAGAAGGCCATCAGCACCTTGCGCTTACAGCTTAGTCAACAGCCCATTGGCTTAAAACTGTTACCCCGGAAATTTACCATGCCTGAACTTCAGAAACTTTATGAAACGATTCTTGGCCGCGATCTGGACCGCCGTAATTTTCAGCGTAAAATGTTAAATTACCATATTCTCGACAAGCTAAAAGAGCGGAAAACAGGTGGTGCACACAAATCGCCGTACCTGTATTCGTTTAATATTGAACGCTACCAAAAAGCTTTGGAAGATGGGTTAAGTGGAATTTGGTAA